Within Massilia litorea, the genomic segment GTCGACGGAATGGCATCGGAATAAGCACGTACCAGCAGCCACGGCGTCTGCGCATGCTGGGGCGGCGCGCCGAGCAGGTTGATCGTGGCCGGCAGCAGCTTGTCCACGGTTTCCTGCGCTGCCTTCATGGCCGGGTCGAACCATTCGGTCGAAGTGGCGTCGGTGGTGAACTGCATGCCCAGCACCTTGTCGCGGCTGGTGATGATCCTGCCGGAGAAATCATAGCCTTTGGTGCTCACCAGCGGTTCCGCGCTGAGCTGGCCGGTGGCGAGATCGAGTGTGTACACGGCGCTGGTGTCGCGGCCGCGGCGTGTGCTGACATACAGTTTGCCGTCCGGACCGAAGGCGAGGGGCGTGATGCTGTTCTCGGCGTCGCCGTACGCTTTATAACTGGTCAGCTTGCGCCATTCTTTCGTTGCCGGGTCGAGATAATGGATGGACACCATGTCGTCCTTGATGCCGACCGCAATCCGCGGCTCGCCCTTGTGGTCGAGCATCCAGCTGGTGACGTCTTCCTTCGGACGGCTCACTTCCTGCACCTGGCCGGTGACCGTGTTCAGGCGCAGCAGGCCGGTGCGCGCCGTGCGGTAGTCGGTTTTGAACGCCAGGTCGCGCACATAGACATAGTCGGAATCCTGGGCGCCGCGCCCGGACAGCATGAAGGTATGCCAAGGAAGCAGGCGAGGACCGGTGCGTTGTCCCGTGCGCTGGCCGGTCCGCACGTTGCCGGTCTCGGCCAGCTGTACCAGGTTGCTGCCGTCGCGGTTGACGGCAAACAGGCCCGGCGCATAGTCGTCGTCGCCCTCGGCAACCTTCTTGTCGCCCACGTTGAAGAGCAGGCGCTCGTTGTTCACCCATTGGAAGCTGCCGATGTCGGCATCGTTGTACGAGGCCACGATCTTGCCGGTATTGGTCTGCAGGTCGACCACGACCAGGTAGTCGCGCTGTCCCGGTGCACTGCCGCGCGCGGCAATCGCGCGACCATCCGGCGACAGCAGCCCGCCATTGAAGGCGGGACTGTTGAAGAAACGTTCGATCGGCGGCAGGGCGGGCGCGGCCTGGGCCTCGTTAATGGGAGCGGTCCACAGCGACAGGGCGAGCAGGCCGGCGTGGAAAAGGGATGTGTGAACGAATGACATGCTGGGATTTCCTGGTCGAGAGAAAGGGAGCAGCTATTTCTCAAGAATAACATTTATGCATGTCAAAAAACTATGCCCTATGGATATTTATTCCTCTATTCCGGTGCCCGAATGTGGTCGACCAGTGCATCGCTCGAGCGTGCCGGTGCCGGGCTCAGGAGACTGGCGATCACGACCGCGGCCAGGCCGGCCGGGACTCCAAAGATACCGGCCGACATCGGCGCGATGTCGAACCAGGCCGCGTCCAGCCGGCCGCCCAGGATCGGGTGTACCCGCAGCATGTAATACAGGCAGACCATGAAGCCGACCACTATCCCGGCAATGGCGCCCACATGGTTGGCGCGCTTCCAGAACACGCCCAGCACCAGCGCCGGGAACAGGGCCGAGGCCGCCAGCGAAAAGGCGGCGCCGACCAGAGAAAGGATGTCGGCCGGCTTTTGCGAGGCGGCATAGGCCGCAATGAAGGCCACCGCCAGCAGCAGCAGTTTCGAGATCGTCACCCGCTTCTGGGTCGAGGCGCCGGGATCGACGATCTTGTAATAGATGTCGTGCGAGAGCGCGTTCGAGATGGCCAGCAGCAGGCCGTCTGCCGTGGACAGGGCCGCGGCCAGCCCGCCGGCCGCCACCAGGCCCGAGATCACATACGGCAGGCCGCCGATCTCGGGCGTGGCCAGGACCAGCACGTCGCCGTCGATCGCGATTTCCGCCAGCTGCACCAGGCCGTCGCCGTTGATGTCAGTTACTTGAATCAGGGGATTGACCTTGTCGATATTTCCCCAGTACGAAATCCAGGTGGGCAGCGAACTGAAATCGCTGCCCACCAGGCTCGTATAGATGTCGTATTTCGCCAGGACCGCCAGCGCCGGGATGCTCAGGTAAATCAGGAGAATGAAGAACAGGGTCCAGAACACCGAAATCCTGGTTTCGTCCACCGAGGGCGTGGTGTACGAGCGCATCAGGATGTGGGGCAGGGCGGCGGTGCCGAACATCAGGCAGAACACGAGCGCCAGGAAATTGTTGCGGTGCGCATTCGATTCCGCTTCGGTGGCGCCGGGGAAGGGCATGGCATGCGGCTGCGGCGGCTGGGCGCGCGCAAGCAGGCGCGTGCGCTGTTCGCGCCACAGGGGCTCGGCGTCTTCCGCCGTCTTCGGGTAGGCGGCGAGGGCGCGCTCGGCGCTGCGCACGTCGGCCAGGGATAGATTGCGCAGGCGCGCCGCGTCGAGCCTGCGCTGCGCCTCCACCTTGCCCTGTTCCCAGGAACCGGGTAATGCCGCCAGGCGTGCGGCGTAGGCGTCGGCCTGCTGCTGGAAGTGCGCCCTAACTTCGCGCTCGCGTGGGTCGGCCGCAAGCTGGGCTTCGCGCTGGGCCAGCTTCGGCAGCACCGAGCCGTAGGCCACTTGCGGCAAGGGATTGTCGGCGTGCTTCGCTGACAGCCACATGGTCGGGATCAGGAAGGCGACCAGGATGATGATGTACTGGGCCACCTGCGTCCAGGTAATGCCGCGCATGCCGCCGAGAAAAGAGCAGACCAGGATGCTGGCCAGGCCGAGGAAAATCCCGACCGAGAAATCGACGCCGGTGAAGCGCGAGGCGATCAGGCCGACGGCATAGATCTGCGCGACCACGTACACGAAGGAGACGATGATGGTGGCACCGACGGCGAGCGCGCGCACCGGCCCGCCGCGCCCGCCCGCGCCGCCGCCGTAGCGCACGGCGAGAAAGTCGGGGATCGTGTACTGGGCGAACTTGCGCAGATAGGGCGCGATCAGCAGCGCGACCAGGCAATAGCCGCCGGTCCAGCCCATGATGTAGGCGAGGGCGTCGAAGCCGGACAGATACAGGCCGCCCGCCAGGCTGATGAAGCTTGCCGCCGAGATCCAGTCGGCCGCGGTGGCCATGCCGTTGAACAGGGCCGGCACGCGGCGTCCGGCAACATAGTATTCGGTCACGTTCGAGGTGCGGCTGATGACGCCGATGGTGGCGTACAGCACGATCGTGGCGAACATGAACAGGTGGCCGATCCAGAGCCGCGGCATGCCCTCGTTTTCCAGCACCGTCAGGGCCAGCAGGAAGCCGGCGAAGCAGACGCAGAACCAGGCGTAGTAGCCGGACAGGCGCCGGAAGTAGCGCTTCTGGCCGCTCATCCGCCGACCCCGGCGCCGCCCTGCATGGCGCGCGCAAGATCGCGGTCGAAGCGGCGCATGCGCCAGGCGTAGACGCCGATGATCGCCAGGCACACCAGCGATGCCCCTTGCGCCGCCATGTAGAAGGAGAGCGGCCAGCCGAACAGGGTGACGCGTGCCAGTTCGCGCGCAAAATACACGGTACAAAAACCGGTCGCCAGCCATAGCGCCATCAGGACGAAGGTCAAGCGGCGCGTGCGGCGCCAGTGGGCGGCGCGCGCGGCCAATAAACGGCGCTGGCGCTGCAGCTCAGGCTCGGACGAAGGCGCAGTCGAGGGCAAGGGTTCAGGCGGCATCGAAGTCGTCGTGGACAGGTGGTGGGAAGGTCAGGCGGAACAGGCTGCCTGGAAATTTGGCGGAGTGGCTGCGCGGATTATTGAAAATGTCGACCTCGGCGCCGTGCTGGCCGGCGATCTCGCGCACGATGGCCAGCCCCAGGCCGCTGCCGCTCGCGCTCGAGCCGAGGATGCGATAAAAACGCTCGAACACGTGGGCGCGCTCGTGCGGGGCGATGCCCGGCCCGGTGTCTTCGACTTCGAGCAGCGCCCGTTCGCCGTCGCGCCGCACCTGCACCGTGACGCTGCCGCCGGCAGGGGTGTAGCGCAGGGCGTTGTCGATCAGGTTCGACAGCAGTTCGCGCAGCATCAGGGCGTTGCCGGCGATGACCACGTCCTCGTCCTGCGCTTCGTAGCCGAGGTCGATGCGGTGCGCGAACGAGGCTTGCACCCAATCCTGCACCACGTCGCGCGCGAGGCCCGCCAGATTGATTTCATCGAAGGCGAGGCCGGCATGCGGCTGGTTTTCGGCGCGCGCCAGGGCGAGCAACTGGTTCACCAGGCGCGTCGCCGACTCCGAACTTTTCGCCAGCTGTTCCAGCGAACGGTGGATCTCGTCCGGATCGAGCTGGCGCAAGGCGAGCTCGGACTGCATGCGCATGCCGGCCAGCGGCGTCTTCATCTGGTGCGCGGCGTCGGCAATGAAACGTTTCTGCATGTCGATGGTCTGCGACAG encodes:
- a CDS encoding alpha/beta hydrolase family protein, with the translated sequence MSFVHTSLFHAGLLALSLWTAPINEAQAAPALPPIERFFNSPAFNGGLLSPDGRAIAARGSAPGQRDYLVVVDLQTNTGKIVASYNDADIGSFQWVNNERLLFNVGDKKVAEGDDDYAPGLFAVNRDGSNLVQLAETGNVRTGQRTGQRTGPRLLPWHTFMLSGRGAQDSDYVYVRDLAFKTDYRTARTGLLRLNTVTGQVQEVSRPKEDVTSWMLDHKGEPRIAVGIKDDMVSIHYLDPATKEWRKLTSYKAYGDAENSITPLAFGPDGKLYVSTRRGRDTSAVYTLDLATGQLSAEPLVSTKGYDFSGRIITSRDKVLGMQFTTDATSTEWFDPAMKAAQETVDKLLPATINLLGAPPQHAQTPWLLVRAYSDAIPSTYYLFNRDTKLLNKVGDTHPGIDPKQMGRQQALSYKARDGLDIPALLTMPPGSTQAKLPLVVLVHGGPWVRGSTWGWNPESQFLASRGYAVLEPSFRGTTGFGAAHYQAGFKQWGLAMQNDLADGVRWAIEKGVADPKRICIAGASYGGYATLMGLVNDPDLYQCGVDWVGVTDINLMYSSANHRSDMSDEWKRYGMPELIGDQVKDAAQLKATSPIEQAARIKAPLLLAYGGADLRVPIDHGTKFHAAVKRNNPNVEWIEYPAEGHGFYLPKNNIDFWSRVEKFLDKNIGSGATQQ
- a CDS encoding sodium:solute symporter family protein → MSGQKRYFRRLSGYYAWFCVCFAGFLLALTVLENEGMPRLWIGHLFMFATIVLYATIGVISRTSNVTEYYVAGRRVPALFNGMATAADWISAASFISLAGGLYLSGFDALAYIMGWTGGYCLVALLIAPYLRKFAQYTIPDFLAVRYGGGAGGRGGPVRALAVGATIIVSFVYVVAQIYAVGLIASRFTGVDFSVGIFLGLASILVCSFLGGMRGITWTQVAQYIIILVAFLIPTMWLSAKHADNPLPQVAYGSVLPKLAQREAQLAADPREREVRAHFQQQADAYAARLAALPGSWEQGKVEAQRRLDAARLRNLSLADVRSAERALAAYPKTAEDAEPLWREQRTRLLARAQPPQPHAMPFPGATEAESNAHRNNFLALVFCLMFGTAALPHILMRSYTTPSVDETRISVFWTLFFILLIYLSIPALAVLAKYDIYTSLVGSDFSSLPTWISYWGNIDKVNPLIQVTDINGDGLVQLAEIAIDGDVLVLATPEIGGLPYVISGLVAAGGLAAALSTADGLLLAISNALSHDIYYKIVDPGASTQKRVTISKLLLLAVAFIAAYAASQKPADILSLVGAAFSLAASALFPALVLGVFWKRANHVGAIAGIVVGFMVCLYYMLRVHPILGGRLDAAWFDIAPMSAGIFGVPAGLAAVVIASLLSPAPARSSDALVDHIRAPE
- a CDS encoding DUF4212 domain-containing protein, translating into MPPEPLPSTAPSSEPELQRQRRLLAARAAHWRRTRRLTFVLMALWLATGFCTVYFARELARVTLFGWPLSFYMAAQGASLVCLAIIGVYAWRMRRFDRDLARAMQGGAGVGG